A segment of the Bradyrhizobium sp. CCBAU 53340 genome:
GAAGCCGAACCGTGCGGCCTCCGACGCAATGCGGATGTCCATCGCGAGCTGCATGGTGACCCCGATGCCGACCGCGGGACCATTCACCGCGGCGATCACAGGCTTCAGGCATTTGAAGATGCGCAAGGTGACCTGGCCGCCGCCGTCGCGCACCTGAGGGTCGCTGTAATCGACCTTGCCGTCGGCAAAGCGCTTCACCGGCCCGCGCCGCGCGTCGCGATCGAAGGTGTTGGCGCCCGAGGACAGATCCGCGCCCGCGCAAAAGCCGCGGCCGGCGCCTGTCACGATGATGGCGCGGACATTGTCGTCCTTGTCGGCGGCGTCGAACGCGTCGATCAGCTCGGCTTGCATCTGCGCGTTGAAGGCGTTGAGCTTGTCGGGCCGGTTCAGCGCAATGGTGAGGATCTGCTCGGCGACCTCGTATTTGATCGTCTCATACGCCATGGCGGGGTTTCCTTCCTTGTCTTGAATGCGGTCTCGATGAGACGAGACGCACGCTCGCCGCTGTCCGTCTTGCGCGGACTGGGCATCTACTTCGCCGGCGGCTTGGGCCAGGGCTTCTGCGCTCCGCGCAGGCCTTCAAACGCCTTGGCGAGGCCGAGCACGCCGATGTCGTCGAAGCGACGGCCGACGATCTGCACGCCGATGGGAAAACCCTGGATATCGAAACCGCCATTGATGGAGACGGCGGGATTCTCCGACATATTCCACGGTACGGTATAGCAGATGTGCTCGAACGGTCGCATCGGATCGTTGGTGGGCGAAGCCCATTCCGCCTCATAGTTCACGTTCGGTGCCGTCGGCGAGATCACATAGTCGAGCTCGCAGAACAGCTTTGAGGCCGCCGCGCGGATCGCCATGGTCTGGTTGAAGCCCCGGATCACGTCGACGCCAGAGAGCTTCGCGCCGGACGCGCCCCACTTGAAGATGTAGGGCAGCACCTTTGCCTGTTCGGCCGGTGTCAGCTTCGACAGATCGTCCCACATCCGCGCACGCCAGAAATTGTCGAGACCATCGAGCATCTCGCGGGTGAGGATGCCATCGACTTCGGTGACGACACTGCCCGCGGATTCGAATGCCTTTGCAGCCTTCACCGCGACGTCGCGGACGGCTCGTTCCGCCGGCAGGCCGACGCCGGCATCCAGCATCAGGCCAATCCGCAACTTGCGCGGAGACTTCTCCAAGCCCTTCCAGTTCAGCGGCTCCGCCGGCAGGCTCATGCCGTCGCGCCGGTCGGGCTTGGCGATCACGCTCATCATCAGCGCGCAATCATCGACGGTGCGGGTCATCGGGCCGGCGACGCGGCCGACATAGGCGGGATCGATCGGCACACGGCCGAAGCTCGGCTTTAGCCCGACGAGGCCACACCAGCCTGCGGGCAGGCGCACCGAGCCGCCGATGTCGGTGCCGAGATGCAAGGGACCATAGCCGGCTGCTGCCGCGGCGCCCGCGCCCGCGCTGGAGCCGCCGGGGTTCTTGGAGAGGTCCCAGGGATTGCGCGCGAGCGCATGGAATGAAGAGAGCCCCGAAGACAGCATGCCGTAATCGGGCATGGTGGTCTTGGCGAAGATGATCGCGCCCGCCTCACGCAGCCGCGCGGCGGGCGGGGCGTCCTTCTCGGCGGGTACCAGCTTGACGCTGGCGGCCCCGAGCGGCACCGGCACGCCCCTGGTCGCGATATTGTCCTTGATGGTCACAGGCACGCCATCGAGCGGGCCGCAAGGCTCACCGCCGGTCCAGCGCGCGGTCGAGGCCTTTGCGGCCTCGCGCGCGCCATCAGGATCGAACGCATAGAGCGCCTTCAGATGCGGCTCCCACGCAGCGACATGCGTGAGCAGATCCTCAAGCACCTCGCTGGGCGAGAACTGCTTGGCGCGATAGCCCGCGATCAGATCGACCGCGGAGAGATCGTGCAACGAGGTGACCGCCTCTTCGACGCTCTTCTTCTGCATTGCTAGCCCACCGGCATGCGCGTTTCGATGATGCGGGCGAACATGCTGGCACCGATCGGCAGGATCTTGTCGTCGAGCACGAAGCCGGGATTGTGCACCGGCACCGAGCCGTCATGGCCGACCCAGAAATAAGCGCCCGGAATGGTCTCCAGCATGTCGGCGAAATCCTCGCTACCCATCTTCGGCTGGGTGCGGGTGATCACCTTGGCGGGGTCGACGACGGTGCGCGCGACCTCCTCGACCACCTTGGACTGCTCGACCTGGTTGATCAGCACGTTGAAGGTGTCGCGGATGTCGACGTCGATCTCGCATTGATAGGCGCTGGCGATGCCGGCGCAGATGGTGCGGATGCGTTCGCCGACCAGGGTGCGGACTTCCTTCGAGAAGGTCCGGATGGTGCCGCAAAGATGCGCATCGCCGGGAATGACGTTGTAGGCGGAGCCCGCATGGATCTGGGTGATCGACACCACGGCAGCCTGCAGCGGCTCGACGTTGCGGCTGACGACGGTCTGGATCGCCTGTGCCAGCGTGGTCGCGATCACGACCGCGTCCTTGGAGCGCTCGGGCATCGCACCATGCGCGCCATAGCCAGTGATGCGAAGGTCGAAGAAGTCGGCAGCGGCCATGGCCGGGCCGGGCAGGATCGCGATCTCGCCGTGGTTCAGATCAGGCGCGTTGTGCAGGCCATAAAGCTCGTCGCAGGGAAACTTCTCGAACAACCCGTCCTTGATCATGGCGCGGGCGCCGCCAAGGCCTTCCTCGGCCGGCTGGAAGATCAGGTGCACGGTACCGTCGAAATTCCGGGTCTCGGCCAAATAGCGCGCGGTGCCGAGCAGCATGGTGGTGTGGCCGTCATGGCCGCAGCCGTGGAAGCGGCCTGGAATCTTCGAGCTCCATTTCAGATTGGTGTTCTCTTCCATCGGCAGCGCGTCCATGTCGGCGCGGAGGCCAATGCGCTTGCTGCCCGAGCCCTTGCCCTTGATGATTCCGATCACGCCGGTGCCGCCGAGGCCGCGATGCACCTCGATGCCCCAGCTCGTCAGCTTGTCGGCGACGATGCCTGACGTGCGCACTTCCTCGAAGCCGATCTCGGGATGGGCGTGGAGGTCGCGGCGGATGGCGGTGAGTTCGTCGGCGTAGCCGTCGATGCGGTCGATGGTGGGCATGTGTCCTGTCCGGTTAGCGTGAAGGGGGCGTGAAAACGGGGCCGTTCGGCTTGATGCGGATGCCCGGACGCAGCCGCGTCCAGGGCAGCGAGGCGGTGTCGGCCGGCATCGCGCCGGGGGCGGCGCAGATCATCAGCTTTTCGGCGATCGGCTCGAAATCGGCACGGAAGTGTACCGAGCTCTTGTTGACCAGGATTTTCTCCCTGGTCGGCTCGATCCCGACATAGCGATACATCGCCTGGTCGGCGAGCTGCGCCTTGTGCGAAGACACGACGACGCGGACGTCGCCGATACGCAAGGCTGCGGACAGACCCATCTCCATCTCGCGGCCGCCAAAATAGGGGCCGGGCGCGATGAAGCGGCCGTCGGAGAGTTTTTCGACGACGAAGGACTCGGTATAGGGTTCGTCGCCGGCGATCCCTGATTTGCCGCCGAGCGAGAGCGTCACGGTGGCGCCGACGCCGGCTGCATGCGCGGCCTTGGCCGATTCAGGATCGTAGATCACGCCGGTTGCGGCGCTCGCCCTGTTGCGGACCAGCGCGCGCAGCATGCCTGTCGTATCGGAATCGCCGCCGGCGCCGGGATTGTCCTGGGTGTCGGCGATGATGATCGGCTTGCTGGCGGTCTTCGCAAGCTCCATGGCGTGGCGCACGCCGTCGTCGGGTGACCAGATCTTGCCGTCGAAATCGTCCTCGTGGCTTTCGATCAGTTTTACAATTGCATCAGCAGCACGATCAGCATCGGCTTGGGTCTTGCCATAGGCGAACACGCTCGGCCCGCAATCGCGGAAATCGGCGGCGGGGAAACCGGGCGCAAAGGACAGCGTCGGAACCGCATCGCTCTCCAGCGCGGCGAGCTTGTCGTAGATGCCTTTGGTCGGAAAGTCGTTGGTGCATTGCCAGCTGATCGCGATCAGGAACGGCAGTTGCCGGAACGACTTTGCGAAGCGCTGTTTCGTCTTCAGCAGCAGCGCGAGGTGCTTTGCCGCGGCGCGGCCGGTCTCGGCCATGTCGACGTGGGGATAGGTGCGGTAGGCGATCAGCGCGTCCGCATGGTCCATCATCTCAGGGGTGACGTTGGCGTGCAGGTCGAGGCTTGCGACCAGCGGAACATCGTTGCCGATGACGCGGCGCACGCGCGCCAGGATCTCCCCTTCGCCGTCGTCGAGATGCTCGGTCACCATGGCGCCGTGCAGATCGAGATAGACCGCGTCGATCGGGCCGGCGGCTTTGATGCCGTCCACCATCACCTTCACGATGCGTTCGAACGCATCCTCGGTGACATGCGCTGATGGGCTCGCGCCGCAGGCGATGGTCGGAACCAGTTCCCAGCCATTGGCTTCAGCGCTGTCGACGAAGCCGGCGAGCCCAACATTGATGCGCCGCATCACCTTCAGCACGTCGGGTCCGACAGTCATCGCGGGCCAGCCGCCGCCATGCTGGAAGTCCGCGAACGTCGCCTTCGTAGGGGCGAAGGTGTTGGTCTCGTGCAGGAAGCCGCCGATGGCGATGCGTGTCATCAATTCAGGTCCAGCCGATTGAAAGTGCGCGACGTTAGCCTTGGCCTTGCGAGGAGAGCAAGGCGAGAAGCAATCGCGCCGTGCATGGGGTCAAGCTGTTTTGGGAATGTGTGCTGCGCACACCGTCATTGCGAGCGTAGCGAAGCAATCCAGAGTCTTTCCGCGGAGGGATGCTGGATTGCTTCGCTGCGCTCGCAATGACGAACGGAGAGGTTACGCGCTCGCCCCCACGCCCTCCGACACCGGCCGGAAGTTCGCAAAATCCCAGTTGCGCCCCGGTGCGGCGTCGAGCAGCGCCCTGGTGTAGGCCTCCTTCGGGTGCGTCAGCACTTCGCCGGCCGGGCCCTGTTCGACGACGCGGCCGTGCTGCATCACCACGACCTCGTCGCAGATTTGCGCGGCAACGCGCAGATCATGGGTGATGAACAGGATGGCGATGCCGAGCCGCCGCTGGATCTCGTCGAGCAGTTCCAGCACCTGCGCCTGCACCGAGACGTCGAGCGCGGAAACCGCTTCGTCCGCGACCAGCACGTCCGGATCGAGCGCAAGCGCGCGCGCAATGGCGATGCGCTGGCGCTGGCCGCCGGAGAACTGGTGCGGATAGCGCGACACGGCGTCGGCCGGCAGGCCGACGAGCTCGAGCAGCTCGCGCGCCCGCTTCATCGCGTTGCCGTGCGAGATGCCGTAGTTGATCGGGCCTTCCGCGATGCTCTCGCCGACCGTGATGCGCGGGTTGAGCGAGCGGTAGGGATCCTGGAATACGATCTGGATCTTCTGCCGGTGCGGCTGCAGCAGGCGGCGCGAGATGTCCGAGATCTCGCGGCCGGAGAGGCGCACGCCGCCCGAGGTCGGATCGATCAGGCGGACGATGCAGCGCGCCACGGTCGATTTGCCGGAGCCGCTTTCGCCGACGATGCCGAGCGTGCGGCCCTTGCGTAGCGTCAGCGTCACCTTGTCGGCGGCGACGACCTCGCGGCCTTTGCCGAAGAAGGCGCGCTCCTTGTAGACCTTGCTGAGGTCGTTGGCCTCGAGCACGACGGGCTCGCGGCTCTCCTCGCGCGGCGGCCGCGGCACCAGGCTCGGCACGGACGCGAGCAAATTGCGGGTGTATTCCATGGTCGGGTTGCGCAGCACGGTCTCGAGCGCGCCGGTCTCGACCAGGCGGCCCTGCCGCATCACCGCGACGCGGTCGGCGATCTCCGCGACCACGCCCATGTCGTGGGTGATGAACAGCACCGCGGTGCCGTGATCGCGCTGGAGCTCGCGGATCAGCGACAGGATCTGCTTCTGCGTGGTGACGTCGAGCGCGGTGGTGGGCTCATCCGCGATCAAGAGCTTCGGCTCCAGCACCAGTGCCATCGCGATCATGATGCGCTGGCGCTGACCGCCGGAGAGGCGGTGCGGGTAGGAGGCGAAGATGCGCTCGACCTGGGGCAGGTGGACCTGCTCCATCATGTCGAGGATGCGCTTCTTGCGTGCCTTCGCGTCGAGCCTGGTGTGGGCGCGCAGGACCTCGTCGATCTGGCGGCCGACCGGAACCACCGGATTGAGGGCGGTCATCGGCTCCTGAAAGATCATCGCCATCTTGGTGGCGCGCAGCTGGCGCAGGCGGCGGTCGGTCGCGGTGAGGATCTCCTCGCCGACGAGCTTGACGCTGCCGCCTGATGGAACCAGCGTGCCCTTCGGCAAGAGGCCCATCGTGGTCAGCGAGGTTACCGACTTGCCCGAGCCGCTTTCGCCGACGAGGCACAGCGTCTCGCCTTCGCGCACCTGGATCGAGATGCCGTCGATGATCTTGTGGCCGCCGGGCTTCCTGCCGACGGACACGACGAGGTTGTTGATGTCGAGGGCGATGTCTTTGGTCATCACGCGATCAGCCATCACTTCCCCTCCCGCTGCTTCATGCGGGGATCGAGTGCGTCGCGGGCGGCGTCGCCGATCAGGTTGATGCTGAGGATGGCGATCGAGAGCAACAGGCCCGGCCAGAAGATCAGCGTCGGCTTGAGCTGAAAATACTGGCGGCCTTCGGCCATGATGTTGCCCCAGGTCGGCGTCTCCGGCGAGATGCCGGCGCCGAGGAAGGAGAGGATCGCCTCGGTGAGGATGGCGGAGGCGCAGACATAGGTGCCCTGGACGATCAGCGGTGCGATCGTGTTCGGCATCAGGTGCCGCCACATGATTTTCGGCAAGGACGAGCCGACCGAGATCGCGGCTTCCACATAGGGTTCTTCACGCGCGGACAGCACCACCGAGCGCACCAGGCGCGCGACGCGCGGGACTTCAGGAATGGTGATCGCGATCAGCACGGTCCAGATGCTGGCACCCGACAGCGAGACCACGGCGATCGCGAGCAGGATGCTCGGCATCGCCATCAGGCCGTCCATGACGCGCATCATCACGGAATCGACCAGCTTGAAGAAGCCGGAGACGAGGCCGATCACAAGCCCGATGGCGATCGAGAAGATCGCCGAGCCGATGCCGATCAGCAGCGAGATGCGGCCGCCATAGATGACGCGCGACAACAGGTCGCGACCATAGGCGT
Coding sequences within it:
- a CDS encoding crotonase/enoyl-CoA hydratase family protein → MAYETIKYEVAEQILTIALNRPDKLNAFNAQMQAELIDAFDAADKDDNVRAIIVTGAGRGFCAGADLSSGANTFDRDARRGPVKRFADGKVDYSDPQVRDGGGQVTLRIFKCLKPVIAAVNGPAVGIGVTMQLAMDIRIASEAARFGFVFSQRGIVPEAASSWFLPRIVGISQALEWCYSGRVFPAQEALAGRLVSKVVPPDDLLPTARALAKEFAAKTAPVSVALIRQMMWRMMGADDPMEAHKVDSRGIYARGRSDDVKEGVVSFLEKRPAQFKNKVSNDMPDYFPWWTEREYK
- a CDS encoding amidase, which translates into the protein MQKKSVEEAVTSLHDLSAVDLIAGYRAKQFSPSEVLEDLLTHVAAWEPHLKALYAFDPDGAREAAKASTARWTGGEPCGPLDGVPVTIKDNIATRGVPVPLGAASVKLVPAEKDAPPAARLREAGAIIFAKTTMPDYGMLSSGLSSFHALARNPWDLSKNPGGSSAGAGAAAAAGYGPLHLGTDIGGSVRLPAGWCGLVGLKPSFGRVPIDPAYVGRVAGPMTRTVDDCALMMSVIAKPDRRDGMSLPAEPLNWKGLEKSPRKLRIGLMLDAGVGLPAERAVRDVAVKAAKAFESAGSVVTEVDGILTREMLDGLDNFWRARMWDDLSKLTPAEQAKVLPYIFKWGASGAKLSGVDVIRGFNQTMAIRAAASKLFCELDYVISPTAPNVNYEAEWASPTNDPMRPFEHICYTVPWNMSENPAVSINGGFDIQGFPIGVQIVGRRFDDIGVLGLAKAFEGLRGAQKPWPKPPAK
- a CDS encoding M20 aminoacylase family protein, translated to MPTIDRIDGYADELTAIRRDLHAHPEIGFEEVRTSGIVADKLTSWGIEVHRGLGGTGVIGIIKGKGSGSKRIGLRADMDALPMEENTNLKWSSKIPGRFHGCGHDGHTTMLLGTARYLAETRNFDGTVHLIFQPAEEGLGGARAMIKDGLFEKFPCDELYGLHNAPDLNHGEIAILPGPAMAAADFFDLRITGYGAHGAMPERSKDAVVIATTLAQAIQTVVSRNVEPLQAAVVSITQIHAGSAYNVIPGDAHLCGTIRTFSKEVRTLVGERIRTICAGIASAYQCEIDVDIRDTFNVLINQVEQSKVVEEVARTVVDPAKVITRTQPKMGSEDFADMLETIPGAYFWVGHDGSVPVHNPGFVLDDKILPIGASMFARIIETRMPVG
- a CDS encoding M81 family metallopeptidase, translating into MTRIAIGGFLHETNTFAPTKATFADFQHGGGWPAMTVGPDVLKVMRRINVGLAGFVDSAEANGWELVPTIACGASPSAHVTEDAFERIVKVMVDGIKAAGPIDAVYLDLHGAMVTEHLDDGEGEILARVRRVIGNDVPLVASLDLHANVTPEMMDHADALIAYRTYPHVDMAETGRAAAKHLALLLKTKQRFAKSFRQLPFLIAISWQCTNDFPTKGIYDKLAALESDAVPTLSFAPGFPAADFRDCGPSVFAYGKTQADADRAADAIVKLIESHEDDFDGKIWSPDDGVRHAMELAKTASKPIIIADTQDNPGAGGDSDTTGMLRALVRNRASAATGVIYDPESAKAAHAAGVGATVTLSLGGKSGIAGDEPYTESFVVEKLSDGRFIAPGPYFGGREMEMGLSAALRIGDVRVVVSSHKAQLADQAMYRYVGIEPTREKILVNKSSVHFRADFEPIAEKLMICAAPGAMPADTASLPWTRLRPGIRIKPNGPVFTPPSR
- a CDS encoding ABC transporter ATP-binding protein → MADRVMTKDIALDINNLVVSVGRKPGGHKIIDGISIQVREGETLCLVGESGSGKSVTSLTTMGLLPKGTLVPSGGSVKLVGEEILTATDRRLRQLRATKMAMIFQEPMTALNPVVPVGRQIDEVLRAHTRLDAKARKKRILDMMEQVHLPQVERIFASYPHRLSGGQRQRIMIAMALVLEPKLLIADEPTTALDVTTQKQILSLIRELQRDHGTAVLFITHDMGVVAEIADRVAVMRQGRLVETGALETVLRNPTMEYTRNLLASVPSLVPRPPREESREPVVLEANDLSKVYKERAFFGKGREVVAADKVTLTLRKGRTLGIVGESGSGKSTVARCIVRLIDPTSGGVRLSGREISDISRRLLQPHRQKIQIVFQDPYRSLNPRITVGESIAEGPINYGISHGNAMKRARELLELVGLPADAVSRYPHQFSGGQRQRIAIARALALDPDVLVADEAVSALDVSVQAQVLELLDEIQRRLGIAILFITHDLRVAAQICDEVVVMQHGRVVEQGPAGEVLTHPKEAYTRALLDAAPGRNWDFANFRPVSEGVGASA
- a CDS encoding ABC transporter permease, with the protein product MTVDSLPQSSIPITSPLRPRLGFLTSTPIIAAATILLALIVVISIFAPLIAPHDPIQLAPSQRLKPASAQFLLGTDAYGRDLLSRVIYGGRISLLIGIGSAIFSIAIGLVIGLVSGFFKLVDSVMMRVMDGLMAMPSILLAIAVVSLSGASIWTVLIAITIPEVPRVARLVRSVVLSAREEPYVEAAISVGSSLPKIMWRHLMPNTIAPLIVQGTYVCASAILTEAILSFLGAGISPETPTWGNIMAEGRQYFQLKPTLIFWPGLLLSIAILSINLIGDAARDALDPRMKQREGK